From Verrucomicrobiota bacterium, one genomic window encodes:
- a CDS encoding TIM barrel protein, translating to MPKKNYKFCFGPWNLSEGQDPYGPPTRIAQSFDWKLEQLKKHGFDAMMFHDDDAVPDIDNKNDAQLRQESKQLKKRLDDAGIAAEMVAPRLWFSPNTIDGAYTSNDAKCRQYAIERSLRCIDVARYLGTDLIVLWLAREGSYIRESKNARRAVDQLVEAVDAMLSYDKQIRIVIEPKPNEPMDHAYVPTIGHALAIAQLTCDAKRVGCLIESAHAILAGLDPADEIDFAMAFGKLWSLHLNDQNGLKFDQDKPFGSANLRVAFNQVRALERNEYGNHGEYVCFDVHPFRATKAEHWMAHLVNSRSTFLRLVQKARSFDEKAAKALVANRDYQALDQMVLEHLMGK from the coding sequence ATGCCAAAGAAAAATTATAAATTCTGTTTCGGCCCGTGGAACCTCAGTGAAGGCCAGGATCCCTACGGTCCGCCCACGCGTATCGCTCAATCCTTCGATTGGAAGCTCGAACAACTCAAAAAGCATGGATTTGATGCGATGATGTTCCATGACGATGATGCCGTCCCGGACATTGATAACAAGAATGACGCCCAGCTCCGCCAGGAATCCAAGCAGTTGAAGAAGCGCCTGGACGACGCGGGCATCGCGGCGGAAATGGTGGCCCCCCGCTTATGGTTTAGTCCCAACACCATTGATGGCGCCTATACCAGCAATGACGCCAAGTGCCGTCAGTATGCCATTGAACGGTCGTTGCGCTGCATTGATGTGGCGCGTTATCTCGGCACTGATTTGATCGTCTTGTGGCTGGCGCGCGAAGGGTCTTATATTCGGGAATCGAAAAACGCCCGGCGCGCGGTGGATCAGTTGGTCGAGGCGGTGGATGCGATGTTGTCATACGACAAGCAGATTCGCATCGTCATCGAGCCCAAGCCCAATGAACCGATGGATCACGCCTACGTACCCACGATTGGCCATGCCCTGGCGATTGCACAACTAACGTGCGATGCCAAACGGGTCGGCTGTTTGATCGAGAGTGCCCACGCCATCCTCGCCGGGTTGGACCCTGCAGACGAAATTGATTTTGCCATGGCGTTCGGCAAATTGTGGTCCTTGCATCTGAATGATCAGAACGGTTTAAAATTCGATCAGGACAAACCGTTTGGCAGCGCCAACCTGCGTGTGGCGTTCAATCAGGTGCGCGCCCTCGAACGCAACGAGTACGGAAATCATGGCGAATATGTCTGTTTCGATGTGCATCCGTTCCGCGCCACCAAAGCGGAGCATTGGATGGCGCATTTGGTCAACAGCCGGAGCACCTTCCTGCGATTGGTTCAAAAAGCGCGCAGTTTCGACGAAAAGGCAGCCAAAGCGTTGGTGGCCAATCGTGATTATCAGGCCCTTGACCAAATGGTGCTGGAGCATTTGATGGGCAAGTGA